The following coding sequences are from one Bacillus sp. (in: firmicutes) window:
- a CDS encoding hemolysin III family protein, producing the protein MANTHTFTKVEEVVHSITHGIGALLSIVGLVILVVSASIYGNAWHVVSFSVFGSTMLLLYLSSTLAHGLPEGKVKRLFEIFDHSFIYYFIAGTYTPFLFLAVKGAIGWTLFVIVWGMAVIGTVFKCFFVNRYLYTSTIIYVVMGWLVVFAWKPLMASLSSKGLIFLVIGGIFYTIGAIFYVWRGFTFHHAIWHLFVLAGSTAHFFAVLYLLPIFN; encoded by the coding sequence TTGGCAAATACACATACGTTTACGAAAGTGGAGGAAGTAGTCCATTCCATCACTCACGGGATTGGAGCATTGCTCAGTATAGTGGGACTTGTGATTTTGGTCGTATCGGCATCCATTTATGGAAATGCATGGCATGTTGTGAGTTTTAGTGTGTTTGGCAGTACCATGCTTTTGTTATATTTATCATCTACGCTTGCTCATGGTCTCCCAGAAGGAAAGGTAAAACGACTTTTTGAGATTTTCGACCATTCCTTTATATATTATTTCATCGCTGGAACCTATACACCTTTTCTTTTTTTAGCGGTAAAAGGCGCCATCGGTTGGACGTTGTTTGTTATCGTTTGGGGCATGGCTGTTATAGGTACAGTTTTTAAATGTTTTTTTGTCAATCGATATTTATACACGTCTACCATTATATATGTCGTTATGGGATGGCTTGTCGTTTTTGCATGGAAACCTCTAATGGCGAGTCTTTCTTCTAAAGGATTGATATTCCTGGTAATAGGGGGAATCTTCTATACAATTGGGGCAATATTTTACGTATGGAGAGGTTTTACATTTCACCATGCCATCTGGCATCTATTTGTATTAGCAGGTTCGACCGCTCATTTTTTCGCAGTCTTGTATTTACTTCCGATTTTCAACTAA
- the cysC gene encoding adenylyl-sulfate kinase produces the protein MKQSHIIWHPALVTKQDRQRLNQHKSCTLWFTGLSGSGKSTLANTVDKKLFEKGIRSYVLDGDNIRHGLNKDLSFSKEDRKENIRRIGEVAKLFVDSGQIVLTPFISPFRKDRDMVKTLFSKGEFFEIYVKCPLNVCEFRDPKGLYSKARKGEIHEFTGISSPYEEPLNPDLIIETNLLTIEESAEKIISFLQEKEII, from the coding sequence ATGAAACAAAGTCATATTATTTGGCATCCTGCGCTTGTAACCAAACAAGATCGGCAACGATTAAACCAACATAAAAGTTGTACATTATGGTTTACAGGACTATCTGGTTCAGGAAAATCGACATTGGCGAATACCGTTGATAAGAAATTATTTGAAAAAGGGATCAGAAGTTATGTATTGGATGGAGACAATATTAGACACGGTTTAAACAAAGATCTTTCGTTTAGCAAAGAGGATCGAAAAGAAAATATTCGCAGAATTGGGGAAGTAGCTAAACTTTTTGTTGACAGTGGTCAAATTGTTTTAACGCCATTTATATCTCCCTTTCGTAAAGATCGGGATATGGTTAAAACTCTTTTTTCTAAAGGGGAATTTTTTGAAATATACGTAAAATGTCCATTAAATGTTTGTGAATTTCGGGACCCAAAGGGTTTATACAGTAAGGCAAGAAAAGGGGAAATTCATGAATTTACAGGTATTAGTTCCCCTTATGAAGAGCCGCTGAATCCTGATTTAATAATCGAAACAAATTTGTTAACGATCGAAGAATCAGCGGAAAAGATCATTTCTTTTTTACAAGAAAAAGAAATCATCTAA
- a CDS encoding sigma-54-dependent Fis family transcriptional regulator: protein MKVVDPLKREIWDRFVREGALNSIRMNKRVAESWYLCRQSGVNPYDGKGRVILNQDSLKTRKKRNQKLLQLAIPFLEKLQKVYEKSKFIFLLVDRNGYVLYAKGNKQTLKRAESINFVEGVKWTEDEVGTNAIGTAIRIKEPITISGMEHYSVASQPWGCSAAPIYNEHGEFVGIIDVSYPIDDDLDKHVLAAVVSTAYAIEQRFHIQSKEDELELFNHALNIDNPDLPIVLCDEKEKIVWINQCLRNSLSNWQDMYLKDLYNQDWLIQTKFPLYSKIRHDIIGYRLHIRKNKEKNRQYASTIFKFDGVKGTSKIFEHVIKCCERAANTDVAVHITGETGTGKEIIARSIHFNSPRKNGPFIAINCGAIPKDLIESELFGYAEGAFTGAKRKGHKGKFEQANGGTLFLDEIGEIPYEMQVALLRVLQEKQIVPIGGTKPILLDIRIITATHRNLYELVRLGKFREDLFYRIYVYPIHVPPLRQRKEDLPSLIQYYCKKNDWPISFTQDVMEVLMKHDWPGNIRELFNVLERIRVQYEDNLPDASIIQSMFTHWNQRDRIESNENTQQLSFREQIEKNRIMEMLEKTAGNVTAAAAKLNIPRSTFYRKLKKYGLS from the coding sequence ATGAAAGTCGTTGATCCATTAAAACGAGAGATTTGGGATCGGTTTGTTAGGGAAGGTGCACTCAATTCGATACGAATGAACAAAAGGGTCGCGGAGTCTTGGTACTTATGCCGCCAATCCGGGGTCAATCCATACGATGGAAAAGGTAGGGTGATCTTAAATCAAGATTCACTCAAGACACGAAAAAAAAGAAATCAAAAATTACTGCAACTGGCCATACCCTTTTTAGAAAAATTACAAAAGGTTTATGAGAAATCAAAATTTATATTCTTACTTGTAGACCGTAATGGTTATGTTTTGTATGCGAAAGGGAATAAGCAAACACTAAAGAGGGCTGAATCCATCAATTTTGTAGAAGGGGTAAAATGGACAGAAGATGAAGTCGGAACGAATGCCATCGGCACAGCTATACGAATCAAAGAACCTATTACCATTTCAGGAATGGAGCATTATTCTGTCGCTTCCCAGCCATGGGGCTGTTCCGCCGCTCCTATCTATAATGAACACGGAGAATTTGTAGGCATTATTGATGTTTCTTACCCTATCGATGACGATTTAGATAAACATGTACTTGCAGCTGTTGTTTCGACAGCATATGCAATTGAACAACGATTTCACATTCAGTCAAAAGAGGATGAATTGGAATTATTTAACCACGCTTTAAATATAGATAACCCCGATTTACCTATCGTTTTATGTGATGAAAAAGAAAAAATTGTTTGGATTAACCAATGTTTACGCAATTCTCTCTCCAACTGGCAGGATATGTATTTAAAGGATCTATACAATCAAGATTGGCTCATCCAAACTAAATTCCCGCTATACTCCAAAATTCGTCATGATATCATTGGTTATCGTCTCCATATTCGAAAAAATAAAGAAAAAAATAGACAATATGCTTCAACGATCTTTAAGTTTGATGGTGTAAAAGGAACAAGCAAGATATTTGAACATGTCATTAAATGTTGTGAAAGAGCAGCTAACACTGACGTAGCTGTTCATATAACAGGTGAAACTGGCACTGGGAAGGAAATAATTGCCCGTTCGATTCATTTCAACAGTCCGAGAAAAAATGGTCCTTTTATCGCGATTAACTGCGGTGCCATTCCAAAAGATTTAATCGAAAGTGAACTATTTGGATATGCCGAAGGAGCGTTTACCGGTGCAAAACGCAAAGGTCATAAAGGAAAGTTTGAACAGGCGAATGGAGGTACTCTGTTCCTTGACGAAATTGGTGAAATTCCTTATGAGATGCAGGTTGCTTTGCTGAGAGTGCTGCAGGAAAAACAAATCGTTCCGATTGGCGGAACAAAACCGATCTTGCTGGATATCCGTATTATTACCGCTACACACCGTAATTTATATGAACTTGTAAGGTTGGGAAAGTTTCGTGAAGATTTGTTTTACCGAATTTATGTCTATCCAATACATGTCCCACCTTTAAGACAAAGGAAAGAGGATCTTCCATCCCTCATCCAATATTACTGTAAAAAAAATGACTGGCCAATCTCTTTTACTCAAGATGTAATGGAAGTTCTTATGAAACATGATTGGCCGGGGAATATCCGGGAATTATTTAATGTATTGGAACGAATCCGTGTCCAATATGAGGATAACCTTCCGGATGCTTCCATCATTCAATCCATGTTTACACATTGGAATCAACGAGACAGAATTGAAAGCAACGAAAATACTCAGCAACTGTCCTTTCGGGAACAAATAGAGAAAAATCGCATCATGGAGATGCTTGAAAAAACTGCAGGAAACGTAACAGCTGCCGCTGCCAAATTAAATATTCCACGTAGTACGTTTTATCGAAAATTGAAGAAATATGGTTTATCATGA
- a CDS encoding thiamine pyrophosphate-dependent dehydrogenase E1 component subunit alpha: protein MTVMKSELKSLTREKAKWMYEKMCEIRQFEDKVHEIFSKGVLPGFVHLYAGEEAVAVGVCAHLDEKDYITSTHRGHGHCIAKGCDLNGMMAEIYGKATGLCKGKGGSMHIADVEKGMLGANGIVGGGFPLAVGAALTAKLKKTGAVAVCFFGDGANNHGTFHEGINLAAIWNLPVVFVAENNGYAEATPFTYASSCKNIADRAAAYNIPGEIVDGKDVVAVYEAAERAILRARNGEGPTLIECKTYRNYGHFEGDAQTYKKAEEKEKHEKELDAIDKFRSYVLSQQLVTEKELEEIEGKVTEAVKNAVEFAEQSPFPQPEDLLKDVYVSYK from the coding sequence ATGACAGTAATGAAATCAGAATTGAAAAGTCTCACCCGTGAGAAAGCAAAGTGGATGTATGAGAAAATGTGTGAAATTCGCCAGTTCGAAGACAAAGTGCATGAAATTTTCAGCAAAGGTGTCTTGCCTGGATTTGTTCATTTGTATGCAGGCGAAGAAGCGGTAGCCGTCGGTGTTTGTGCTCACCTTGATGAAAAAGACTATATTACCAGTACCCATCGCGGACATGGTCACTGCATTGCCAAGGGCTGTGATTTAAATGGAATGATGGCTGAAATTTATGGAAAAGCAACCGGTCTATGCAAAGGAAAAGGGGGATCCATGCATATTGCCGATGTTGAAAAAGGGATGCTTGGTGCAAATGGTATTGTAGGAGGTGGATTTCCTCTTGCAGTTGGAGCTGCTTTAACAGCTAAATTGAAAAAAACAGGAGCGGTTGCAGTTTGCTTTTTCGGTGATGGCGCCAACAATCACGGCACTTTTCATGAGGGTATCAACTTAGCGGCGATTTGGAATCTTCCTGTCGTTTTCGTAGCCGAAAATAACGGTTATGCTGAAGCGACTCCTTTTACTTATGCATCGAGCTGCAAAAATATTGCTGACAGAGCGGCAGCTTACAACATCCCTGGAGAAATCGTGGATGGAAAAGATGTTGTCGCCGTATATGAAGCGGCTGAGCGTGCGATCTTACGGGCACGAAACGGGGAGGGTCCGACCTTAATTGAATGTAAGACCTATCGAAATTACGGTCATTTTGAAGGTGACGCTCAAACATATAAAAAAGCTGAAGAAAAAGAAAAACATGAAAAAGAATTGGATGCCATAGATAAATTCCGTAGTTATGTTCTTTCCCAACAATTAGTAACAGAAAAGGAATTAGAAGAGATTGAAGGAAAAGTAACAGAAGCCGTTAAAAATGCTGTTGAATTTGCAGAACAAAGTCCGTTTCCTCAACCAGAAGATCTCTTAAAAGATGTATATGTTTCCTATAAATAA
- a CDS encoding small acid-soluble spore protein H, with amino-acid sequence MNTERAKEIAASPVMANVTYNGVPIYIQQVDEESGTATIYPLDEPDNKQTVSVNSLKEH; translated from the coding sequence ATGAACACAGAACGAGCAAAAGAAATTGCTGCCTCTCCAGTTATGGCGAATGTAACCTATAATGGGGTGCCTATCTATATTCAACAAGTAGATGAAGAAAGTGGAACAGCCACTATCTACCCCCTTGATGAACCAGATAATAAACAAACAGTATCTGTAAACAGCTTAAAAGAGCATTAA
- a CDS encoding YitT family protein, whose amino-acid sequence MNRHLYTYVLLFIGAVVQGTSMAIFLFPHSIPSGGAAGLTILMNHWLHLPLGLALWVANFSFLVLALKYFGYSWTIRTMYSVTITSITVNLITEYVSFPHVNLWLDLLCGSILFGIGVGILIRHGASSGGMVIPALMIATYKGWSPGKVMLGLNLFIFILTASVIDFKIVFYAILCQTISTNIIDIIYYLKWPSFPFISLGWRKK is encoded by the coding sequence ATGAATCGTCATTTATATACATATGTTTTACTTTTCATTGGTGCTGTCGTGCAAGGAACTTCTATGGCCATTTTCTTGTTCCCGCATTCCATTCCATCAGGTGGAGCCGCAGGATTGACGATTTTAATGAACCATTGGTTGCATCTTCCGTTAGGCCTTGCATTATGGGTTGCCAATTTCTCTTTTTTAGTTTTAGCATTGAAATACTTTGGCTACTCTTGGACGATTCGAACCATGTATTCGGTGACAATTACATCTATTACCGTAAATCTAATAACGGAATACGTTTCATTCCCGCACGTGAACCTTTGGCTGGATCTATTATGCGGCAGCATTCTCTTTGGGATTGGAGTAGGAATATTAATTCGTCATGGAGCTTCTAGCGGAGGGATGGTCATTCCTGCATTGATGATTGCAACTTATAAAGGCTGGAGTCCAGGGAAAGTGATGCTTGGGCTCAACCTTTTTATCTTTATATTAACGGCCTCGGTTATTGATTTTAAAATCGTTTTTTATGCAATATTATGTCAAACCATTTCAACGAATATAATTGATATCATTTACTATTTAAAATGGCCAAGCTTTCCATTTATTTCTCTAGGTTGGCGGAAAAAGTAA
- a CDS encoding DUF3784 domain-containing protein, whose translation MTVSMIAFLIIMGFTLIIHGGMTYLVLKKKEYSFISGFYNRSKEEQQQLIENGYPQAIGKLLLYTFIILFVSVVLALFRVPFGFDIGLGLFVIVLFGGTVYVQKYELAHKRKKNYWISGIITVIVIVFVTVLGYFGFQENEIIIDDQHLKVTGFYGVEWPIEEISQVKLLNELPEVIVKTNGFAAFGRLKGSFRLEKPYGGGKLFVHNGYEPYLYVEKGDDYIILNRKNNNETQKLYDELLEKVKKR comes from the coding sequence ATGACCGTGTCCATGATCGCTTTTCTTATCATCATGGGGTTTACGCTTATCATTCATGGTGGAATGACGTATTTAGTTTTGAAGAAAAAAGAATATAGTTTTATATCAGGTTTTTACAATCGCTCGAAAGAAGAACAACAGCAATTAATTGAAAACGGATATCCACAAGCCATCGGGAAATTGCTCCTTTATACGTTTATCATTTTATTCGTTTCGGTTGTTTTAGCTTTGTTTCGAGTGCCATTTGGTTTTGATATTGGTTTGGGGTTGTTCGTAATCGTACTCTTTGGCGGAACGGTGTATGTTCAAAAATACGAATTAGCTCATAAGCGCAAAAAAAATTACTGGATTTCGGGAATTATTACGGTAATTGTCATTGTATTCGTTACGGTGCTAGGCTATTTTGGTTTTCAAGAAAACGAGATTATCATTGATGATCAGCATTTGAAGGTGACGGGTTTCTATGGGGTGGAATGGCCGATTGAGGAGATCAGTCAAGTAAAATTGTTGAATGAACTTCCAGAAGTAATTGTGAAAACGAACGGTTTTGCAGCCTTTGGTCGATTGAAAGGCTCATTTCGATTAGAAAAACCTTACGGTGGAGGGAAATTATTTGTTCACAATGGATATGAACCGTATTTATATGTTGAAAAAGGTGATGATTATATCATTCTTAATCGAAAGAATAATAATGAAACACAAAAGTTGTACGACGAGTTATTGGAAAAGGTAAAAAAACGGTGA